A genomic stretch from Acidobacteriota bacterium includes:
- a CDS encoding ferritin translates to MTMRLRASDRLIDALNEQIGNEMYASMKYISIATYFDDETLPTLARFFYRQSEEEREHAMKFVRFILELGGRVRMPAIPQPTADFESAEHAVQLALTSEEKVTGQIQQLARIAEDEHNYLARNFLNWFLDEQLEEEDTIEALLNTIRRAGPERLLDVEAYLQREASTIGTGAPEGGE, encoded by the coding sequence ATGACCATGCGACTACGAGCCAGTGATCGCCTCATCGATGCCCTCAACGAGCAGATCGGCAACGAGATGTACGCTTCCATGAAGTACATCTCCATCGCCACCTACTTCGACGACGAGACCCTGCCCACTCTGGCGCGCTTCTTCTACCGCCAGTCGGAGGAGGAGCGGGAGCACGCCATGAAGTTCGTGCGCTTCATCCTCGAGCTGGGGGGCCGGGTGCGCATGCCCGCCATTCCGCAGCCGACGGCAGACTTCGAGTCGGCGGAGCACGCCGTGCAGCTGGCTCTCACCTCGGAAGAGAAGGTCACCGGGCAGATTCAGCAGCTGGCCCGCATCGCCGAGGACGAGCACAACTACCTGGCGCGGAACTTCCTCAACTGGTTCCTCGACGAGCAGCTGGAGGAGGAAGACACCATCGAGGCGTTGCTCAACACCATCCGCCGCGCCGGCCCGGAGCGTCTGCTGGACGTCGAGGCCTACCTGCAGCGGGAAGCTTCCACCATCGGCACGGGGGCTCCCGAGGGCGGCGAATAA